CCCGAGGCTGGTGCTGagcggggggcagtggggaggggagcagacgGGGATGGGGAACAGACACACCTACAGCTGTCCAGGcgcagggtgaggtggggacgGGGCTGCGGGCACGGGTGGGAACAGCTGCAGCTGCTGCCGTCGGGGAAGTGTCCACGAGCCCGGCCCAAGTGGTGGCCGGGCGTGGGCCAGACGTTGGCCAAACGCCCGTGACCGTCCGGAGAGAAGCCTGCGGGCGGGTCCTTCTGCCCGGAGCTCCTGCCGCCTGCGCTCACGGCTTCCCCAGCCGCTTCCATTAGCGTCCGCGCCTCGGTCAGAACTGGGCGTGCTCCACCTCGTCCagccaggaggcagggctggctgggAAGTCGGGGTAGCCCCCGCTGCTCCCCGTGGACAGGTCGGAGCTGGGCCCGTTCCCAGTCAGTGCCCgcaggggcgggggcgccccGGAGGCCCCGGCGGGCACGAGACCCAGGCTGGCATCGGGGTACACCAGGCtggagagcaggggctgggggccagccaGGCTGGGCAGAACCGGGGAGGGGGCCACGCCGAAGGGGCTGCCCGGGCGCAGCTCACGGTACTGCTCGGGGCCGGCCAGGCCGCCGTGCTCCAGCGGGAAGCTGCCGGGGGCTCCTGCGGGCCGGCCCAGGCCCGGGGTGGGCTCCCCCAGGCCACCGTAGAGGCCATTGGCGGGGCCCATGTCAGCCACGGGTGGCTCGTCTGCAACGGAAGGGGAACGTGCTTGCTCGCTCGAGGGGTGGCGGCCTACCTCCCGCACCCGGGGCCCCACCCGGGCGGTCTGGGCGACCCCAAGGGCCGGATTTGGTTCTGGAATTCCCCGTGCTGAGCGGGGTGCGTCAGGGCCCGGGAGACTCCGGGTTCGCCATCCAGAGTTGGGGTGGTCTCGGACAGAGGTGGGGGCGCTTCGCGCTCCCCTGAGAGAGGATTCTAGGGAGGCGCGACGCGGGGCTCCGTCCCAGGGCTGGGccgcgggcaggggcgcggcgcCCACGCCTACCGGTGAAGGAGACCTCGGCGTCGCTGTCGGGCGCTTCGTCCTGGACGCTGTCCTTGCCGGGCCGCGCGCCGGCCCGGGAGCGCTTCATGCTGCGGAAGTACTGACCCCAGCGCTGCCGGCCCGCGTCCTTCTTCAGCCTCTTCTCCTTGGCCCGGCGGTTCTGGAACCAcacctgggggaggagggtgagtgCGGCGGCCGCCCCGCCGGCCgggcgccctgccccgccccgccccgccccgcccgcgctgACCTGCACGACCCGCATGTCCAGGCCGGTCTCGGACGAGAGCTGCTCGCGCACGTGGCGCGCGGGCTTGGGCGACGTGTTGTACGCGCTCTTCAGCGTCTCCAGCTGCTTGGCCGTGATGGTCGTGCGCGGCCGCTTGGCGGTGGCCTCGGCCTCTGCGGGGGGGCGGAGCGCTGAggccggccccgccccagccccccgcagccGTCCAGCCCCGGGGGGACGCGGGGTTCCAGCGCCAAGCCCCGTCCTGGCACTCCAGCGCACCCCCGCAGCCACgacggggcagggggaggccggCGGGTCGGGTCCCTGCGTCCTGAGGACGCAGGACAAGGAGCCCCGGCGCAGGCACGGGAAGGCGCCCGGCCGCGCTGGCCTGTCGCGCTGGGCGGGGCGCACCCACCTCGCTGCTTGGCCGTCTCGTAGTCGGCCTTGCACACCAGCCGGCTGTCCTCCATGAGGTAGAACTCGTCGCCCGTGGCCAGCTGTCGCTTGCACACGACGCAGGAGAAGCAGTGCAGGTGGTACACGAAGTCCTGGGCGCGGCGCACCACCTGCGTGGGCGGGATGCCCAGCTGGCATGCGGCACACTTGGTCCCGAAGCGCCTGCGGGGCAGGGCACGGCGCGGCTCAGCGCGGCGGCGGCGCCTTCGCCCGGCGCGGGTCAGGGCTGCGGCCGCGGCCGGCGCAGGGTCCAGGGGCGCCCGCCCGAGCGCCGGCGGGTGGACAAAAACCAAACGCAAACGGCGCGagcccatggggtgctgggggcccacgGGGCGGTCGGGGTGCAGGAATAGGGCGGGGgcgagggttggggtgggggccggggttTGGGGCCAGGAcggggggagggtttgggggttggggcgggAGTTTGGATGCGGGGGTCAGGGCAGGATTGGGGTGCGGGTTTTGGGGgtgttggtttggggtttggggcctggggtttggggtgggggttgggatgcaGGGGTCAGGACGGAGttggggtgcggggcggggctggggcagggtgaggggcgaGACGGGgtttggggcgggggcggggtgcgggggcgggACGGGGTGCAGGGGGGCTGTGTGGGGGTGCCCTGCGTTCGCTCACTTGAAGAAGTCGTCCTTGCAGTAGACGCTCTCCCCGCGGCTGAAGCAGCGCTCGGCCAGCGGCGTGTGGCAGTCGCTGCATTTGAGGCATTTGCTGTGCCAGTGTCGGTCCAGCGCCTTGAGGATGAAGCGGTCCAGGATGTGCTGGTCGCAGCCGGCGCACAACGGGATCTCTGCGAGCAGGGGCGCAGTCAGAGGGTGCCCACACCTCAGCCAGGGGCCTGCGGGGTTCTAATGCCCATGGCCAGTCCACAGATGTCTTTTCAGGAGAGCCGGGACAGGCCTCATGTGTGGCTGAGGCGGGAGGGTGCTGCCCCCACGCCCTGCCCCAGATCAGCGGTGTGGCTGGAAGAGGGTGCCCGTCCCCAGCCCTATCTGTGCCAGCCGGGTCGGGTGACAGATGCCGTGGGAACCCACACCCAAAGCCGTCAGCCCCACACTTTTTCTTTCAGGGACCCAGGCTGGGGTGCCCTGAGACAGTGGGTTGGAGAGAACAGCACAGGGTGCCTGGAAATTTGAAAGATGCCCGCGGAGAAGGGAGTGCCGGAGCGGGAGCTCAGCCAGCGAGCCACCCCTCTGGTCACTGCACCGGCTGGCGGCTGGACTGTCCCATGGTGTAGGCGAGCCTGGAGGACGGACCCGCCTCGGGCAAAACTGTGGCTGGAGCAGAATGGGGCTGCCCCGCGCACACGGCGGCCACCGCGGCCAGGCTGAGCCCCGCGGATTCAGCACCGGGGCCGGACAGCGCCCGCTGTCCCCTCGTCCCGCGTGCAGCAAACACTGCCGCCACGCTCACCTCCCGCGCGCTGAGCTCCCGCGTCCCGGCTTCCCGCTCTGTCCCCTGGCTCCCCGCACTGTCCCCCGGATCCCTGCACTGTCCCCCGGCTCCGCGCACTGTCCCTCCGCTCCCGACCCAGCCCGCACTCGGGGCCTGTCGGGATTAGCGGCTCCCCTGTGGGTCTTCAAGACGGGTGCGGTGGGCAGGGCCGACGCCCGCTCCGGCCTCCTCCCGCTGCCCGCTGACCCTCCATCCGGCCGCCGTTAGAAAACGTATCACCGAGCGGGGCGCCGGCACCCGGTGGACCACACGCGCGGGAGGCGGGCCGGGGCCGAGGCCGGGGGGGCCCCGCGATGCGGTCAACACCCCCAGCCCCGGCGGCTGTGGCCCCTGCCGCCAGGCCCCGAGGACGCGGGGACCCACCTCGCCGCAGGTCCTCGCGCCGCGCCAGCAGTGCCAGCAGCAGGTCCCCGCCCGCCGCGTCCCGCGCAGCGCCGCGCTCCCCGCGCGCCTCCATGCGCCCCTCCTGGCCCGCGCGTCCGAGCGCTCCGGCGCGCTGGGCCGCTGAGCCGGGGGCCCCCCGGCGGGCCGCGCGGGGGGCggagcggcgggcggggcggggccgcggcggggcggggcggggccgggccgggggcggcacGTGCGGGTCCCGGGAAGGGTCGGGGCGGGAGCCGGGGCCTCGGGACGCCGCGGCGGGCTGCGGGGCGGGAGGTCCTGGGGTCCGAACCGCGGGGACCCCCGGCCGCTCGCTGCCCTGTCCTCAACAGGTGAGCGCGCTGGCGGCGGCCTAGACCCCGTTCCCCGCCGCCCGCCAGCCCGTTCCCCGCAGCGCAGGCCCCTGGCACCGGGCACCGGGCGGGCTGGCGCCGGGCAGCAGCGCGGGCCGCCTGGAGGCGCCCTGCGCGGCCTTTGTCGTACGCCTCCCGTGCCCGGGGTGCTGGTCGGTGCGCCCCACGGCCCGGCACGGGGTAGGCCTGAGAGCCCCGCCCCGACAGGGACTCCACTGGTGCCCCCGGGACTGAGGGTCGGTCGGGAGGCGATGGAGGCGGTGGACGCTCCCGGCAGCAGGTCGTGGGAGGCCCTACGCTGTCTTGGCGTCTGGGGACAACGTCTCTATTATCTCCCAACGTCTGCGgcaggcgggaggcgggggctgcgggccggcggggctctcctccccctgcctgttcCCGGAGCTTGTGCCCTCGCTCGGCCCATCTGGGGACCGGGCGACGGTTTCTCTGGCCGCCCCCGGCCGCGTGCGCCCGGGTCCTCCGCCGCCCGCCGCTCGGGCCACCGCGTCCCTCCCGCCCGGGCTGGGTCTTACCCTGGGGCCCGCCGAAGGCGCAGATGGCAGCGGCCGGGGCCCCAGGCCCGTCTCGTTCTCCCTGCAGCTCCGTCTCCAGCAGCATCCTGCGGCCGGGCAGGCGGGGGGCGGCGGAGTCCCAGGCCGGCTGCCCCTTCAGCCCGCAGGCGCCCGCGGTGTGAGCCCGGCGCTGTCCGCGGTGCTGACGGAGGCGCGCGCAGCCTCCCGCCTCCGGGGACCCCCCTAACTGCCCACCGGCCcgtccccagcccccgcccccactcctccTCCGCCCTCCTCGTCACCTCCACACCTTCCCAGGTCCCGGCCACCTCCCCCTCGGGCTGGCTCCGCCCCGTGCGGAGTGTGGAGTGCTGGTCTGGAAGGTTGCGCTCACCCCACCGGCCGGGGCGCCAGGCACAGCTCGGGGGAGCCCTGCAGCCCCAGAAGCTCCTCAGGACTCTGAGGGTCCCCGCGGCGGCGGGGCTGGGCACTCTTCTCTCGGAGGGGCCCCAAGCTAAGCCAGAGGGGGAGGTTACCGGGCAGCCTCTGCTCAGGGCACGGGGCAGCGCTTCTGCCCAAACCACTCCCGAAGGCCGAAGGCCGTACCCTGACGCATTGTATAGCTGCCGGGCAGCCCCCAGACAAAAGCCCGGTGtttgaaggagaaaaacaatgtGTCGATGTGAGGCACTGTTGCCAGAGCCTCAGGCCGGGGCGGCAGAGGGCATCTGGGCACCTTCCTCTGCCCCTGCCAAGCCCCTCCACTGCTCTCAGCCCAGCAGCTTGGAGGACTGGTCTCCCAATGGAACGGAAGCTGACCCCCCTCAAGCTTCCGTTCCACACGGGAAGCTGCCGCCAGAGGGGTGGGGCGCACCACACCTGCCACGACGGGGCAGTGCCGGCTGGGGCTGGCACGTGGCTGCAGCAAGCCCATGCCAGGTGCCAGGTTCTGCCCACGCCAGCTGTGGTCCTGGTGATGGCCCAATCAAACTGGGAGATGCCTCAGCCATACAGAAACCAATTTTCAGACACTGGATCGATTTATTCTAAAAAGTACCCATTGTACTTTACACAAATACAAAatgttcactttttttgttttgggtcacacccggtgatgctcaggggttcctcctggctctgcactcaggaattactcctggcagtgctcaggggaccatatgggatgctggggatcgaacccgggttggccgcatgcaaggcaaacgccctccctgctgtgctattgctccagtccccaaaatgtTCACTTTTGCCGCAAGTAAGAAATTTCAGACATTCCATGTCAATTAACTTCCTTTTAATCAAAAtccttccattaaaaataaataaacatttaagttATCGAACTGTCATATTCATTAGTCTGTATGCCTCTTAAATCCCTACAATCAGAAAACAGGCCCCCCTGGCCGGGAGGTGGCATGGTCTGGGCGGGCACACCCTTCCCAGCAAGAGCTGCTCCGGCCAGCACCAGCACCCCCGCTCCCATCCCGGGGAGCACACAGCAGCCATGGAAACATGCTCCTGGGGGTGGCTTTGGTTGGGGCCAAACCCCAGTCCTCGGGCAAATCCTGGCACTGAGGACCgagcccaggtctcctgcaaACCCTGCTCCTGCCACAGTGCTCACCAGCCCTCCCTGCACATGAACATGAAGACTGAGGGGCAGGAGCTGAGGCAGCTCAGCGGTCGGCAGGGGGCCTCCCCCAGTGCCACGAGACAGCAGCAGGGCTGTCCTCTGGGGCCCATGGACGAACTGGGCATCACGTGCACGGCAGGCACACGTACACAAACACGGAAAGCACACGTGC
The nucleotide sequence above comes from Sorex araneus isolate mSorAra2 chromosome 1, mSorAra2.pri, whole genome shotgun sequence. Encoded proteins:
- the LHX3 gene encoding LIM/homeobox protein Lhx3 isoform X1, encoding MEARGERGAARDAAGGDLLLALLARREDLRREIPLCAGCDQHILDRFILKALDRHWHSKCLKCSDCHTPLAERCFSRGESVYCKDDFFKRFGTKCAACQLGIPPTQVVRRAQDFVYHLHCFSCVVCKRQLATGDEFYLMEDSRLVCKADYETAKQREAEATAKRPRTTITAKQLETLKSAYNTSPKPARHVREQLSSETGLDMRVVQVWFQNRRAKEKRLKKDAGRQRWGQYFRSMKRSRAGARPGKDSVQDEAPDSDAEVSFTDEPPVADMGPANGLYGGLGEPTPGLGRPAGAPGSFPLEHGGLAGPEQYRELRPGSPFGVAPSPVLPSLAGPQPLLSSLVYPDASLGLVPAGASGAPPPLRALTGNGPSSDLSTGSSGGYPDFPASPASWLDEVEHAQF
- the LHX3 gene encoding LIM/homeobox protein Lhx3 isoform X2, which gives rise to MLLETELQGERDGPGAPAAAICAFGGPQEIPLCAGCDQHILDRFILKALDRHWHSKCLKCSDCHTPLAERCFSRGESVYCKDDFFKRFGTKCAACQLGIPPTQVVRRAQDFVYHLHCFSCVVCKRQLATGDEFYLMEDSRLVCKADYETAKQREAEATAKRPRTTITAKQLETLKSAYNTSPKPARHVREQLSSETGLDMRVVQVWFQNRRAKEKRLKKDAGRQRWGQYFRSMKRSRAGARPGKDSVQDEAPDSDAEVSFTDEPPVADMGPANGLYGGLGEPTPGLGRPAGAPGSFPLEHGGLAGPEQYRELRPGSPFGVAPSPVLPSLAGPQPLLSSLVYPDASLGLVPAGASGAPPPLRALTGNGPSSDLSTGSSGGYPDFPASPASWLDEVEHAQF